TCGAAAGATGGCACTACCAAATTGAAACTCTATATTGCCGATTATGTAAAAGAATCTTGGGCTAATATTAAAGAACTTCCTTTCAACTCTGATGAATATTCGTGCGGACACCCTGCCTTAGCTCCAGACAATACCAAGCTTTATTTTGTGTCGGATATGCCAGGAGGATATGGTGGTACTGATATTTATGTGGTCGAATACAACGATGGCAATTGGGGTACACCTGTCAATATGGGCAAAGAAATCAATACCGAAGGTAATGAGATGTTTCCTTTTGTGGATGCCAATGGAAATCTCTATTTTGCTTCTGACGGCCATGAGGGCTTGGGTGGGCTAGATGTATTTTATGCCGAAATGAAAGATGGTATCGCTTACAAAGGCATCAATAATTTAGGAGCTCCTATCAATTCTGAAAAAGATGATTTTGGTATTATTACCGATACGGGTCGTAATACAGGCTTTTTTGCCTCAAACCGTAAAGGTGGTATGAGCGATGACAATATTTATAGCTTCAAACGCATCTGCCGTCCGTTAACTTTGATAGTGTATGATGCGGCTTCAAAACAACCTCTCGAAAATGTAGATGTTCGTTTGGCCGTCAATGCCGAAAATCGTGAGTTACGGGTAACAGGTATCGACGGTGCTACAACGATTTGCTTGGAGTCTAATTCTGAATACGAATTCAAGGCTATCAAAGAAGGTTATCAAATGAACTCGGTGGCGTATTCTACCAAAAGCAATAGTGTTCAGAAAACTACCTTAGAACTATACCTCGAAAAAGCACCAGTTTCTATACTAAAAGGTGTTGTAAAATCGGAGGTAAACCAGCAGCCAATAGCAGGGGTACAGGTTACGCTTGAAAATGAAAACGATAAAACGAAGCAAACAGTAGTAACAGGAGCAGATGGTGGATACGAGTTTCAGGTAAAACCTGGTGCCGAACATAAGCTTACAGCTAAAAAAGACAAATATGCTACCAACAGAGAAAATATTGCAAAAGTGAAAAAAGGTAACCCTACTATCGAGAATATACAAGGAATGTACGGTGAAGGCGATATTTTTAAGTTGAATAATATCTACTACGACTATGGAAAGTTCTTTATTCGTCCAGATGCGGCTCGTGAGTTAGAAAAAACGCTTTTGCCGTTATTAGTAAAATATCCAGAGATGAAAATAGAGATTCGTTCACATACAGACGCCCGTTCTAGCGATAACTTCAATATGCAACTTTCGGCTAATAGAGCCAGAGCAGTAGTTGATTATCTTAGCCAACGAGGGATTTCTCCAAGTCGTATGATTTCAAATGGCTATGGCGAAACAGAATTGGTAAATGAATGTGTCGATGGTGTAGTATGCGATGAAAAGCAACATCAAGAAAACCGAAGAACAGAATTTAAAATTATTTCGGTAAAATAACAAAAAGAAAGGCTGTAATTACTACAGCCTTTCTTTTTGTTATTTGAACAATACTAATATTACAAGCCTTGTGCAGTGCGTTGAATAAATGCGGTAAGGTCGGCACCAGTCAATAAATTTTGAGATAACAACGCCAAATCGTACACTTGTTTAGCCAAACGTTTTTGCTCGTCGGACTCTGTTGTTTGCAAAATTTTGCTAATAGATGGGTGGTTGGCATTAATCGCAATTACATAGTTGTTTGGCATTGCACCAAACATACCCATGCCACCGCCACCAACACGAGACATGTCGCTCATACGACGCATAAACTCATTTTGTGTAACAATTGCAGGGAGTTCATCTACCGACATAGCTTCTACCTGTACTGATTTGGTTTTATCATTGATAACCTCTTCAAATACCTTTTTCACGTCTTCTTTTTGGCTATCAGATAATACAGCTTCAAGGGTAATCCCTTTATCGATAAGCTTTTCAATTGTATCGGCATCTACACGTTTTAGGCTTGTTTTTACCAACTTGGTTTCTAACATATTGATAAAATGGCCATCCAAAACGAGGTCAAGCTTCAGTACATCATAGCCTCTTTTAGTAGCAGATTGAATGTAGCCATCCTGAGCCTTGATGTCGGTAGCATACAAATATACCACCTCGTCGTTTTTATCTTTCTGGTTTTCCTGAGCAAACTCAGCGTATTCATTAAAAGTATAATACTTACCTGTAGTACTTTGCAACAAACAGAAATCTTTGGCTTTGTCATAGAACTTTTCGTCTGAAATCATACCATATTTCACAAAAAGGCCAATATTTTCAAATTTCTCCTCAAATCCAGCTCTATCATTTTTGAATAAGTCGCTCAATTTTTCAGCTACTTTTCTAGTAATATAACTGTTGATTTTTTTCACATTTGAATCAGCCTGCAAGAAGCTTCTCGAAACGTTCAAAGGAATATCTGGTGAATCAATCACACCATGTAACAACATCAAGAATTCTGGAACAACATCTTTTACCTCGTCGGTAATAAATACTTGACGGCTATATAATTGGATTTTTTCACGTTGAAGCTGAAGTTCATTTTTTACTTTAGGGAAGTAAAGAATACCTGTTAAGTTGAAAGGGTAGTCAACATTGAGATGAATCCAGAACAACGGTTTTTCCGACATCGGGTACAGCTCTTCGTAGAATTTCAGATAATCTTCATCCGTTAATTCAGAAGGAGCTTTGGCCCAAATTGGATTAGGATTATTGATAGTTTTCTCCTCAAATTCGATTTCGATAGGGAGGAATTTACAGTATTTATCAAGAATTTGCTGTAATCTGAAGTTTTCGAGGAACTCTAGTGAATCTTCGGCAATATGCAGAACAATGTCAGTACCTCGGTCTTCACGAGTACCTTCCGACAATTCAAATTCGGTAGATCCATCGCAAGTCCATTTGATAGCTTGGCTACCTTCTTTAAACGATTTGGAAATAATATCCACTCGTTCAGCTACCATAAATGCCGAATAAAACCCTAGTCCAAAGTGTCCAATAATAGCTTTTTCGTCGCCTTTATCTTTGTACTTTTCAATGAATTCGGTTGCACCAGAGAATGCAATTTGGTTGATATATTTTTTTACCTCATCGGCGGTCATACCTATTCCCGAATCTGAAATAGTAATAGTTTTTTCGTCTTTATTGAGGTTAACTTTAACTTTTAATTCGCCCAATTCGCCAGCATATTCGCCAATAGCCGAAAGGCGTTTGAGTTTTTGAGAAGCATCGACAGCATTAGAAACTAATTCACGAAGAAAGATTTCATGGTCAGAATAGAGGAACTTTTTAATAATCGGAAAAATGTTCTCGGTATGAATCGAGATATTACCTTTCTCTTGCATAGTCATTTTGTCATTGTTTAAGTGTTACTAAACGCTACTGAGTGTTGCAAAACCCCACGGTTTTTATGGCAACGATATACCTAACACTTTAACAAATTCAATTCCACAAGAGGATACTGTGTCAAATTGGCAGAAATAAAATCGTAGAAAGCGACATAATATTTTGGGTACATATCCTTGATAATATGCAAAATGTTGATTTACTTTGCTGGCATTAAGCTAATATCGAATAAGATAGGTGCTTCGCTCGCAAATTGAATTTATATATATTCCTTTCATTAACCAATTGGTATTCCTTTCGGATAACATAACTACTTTTGTAGGTTGTTTTTCGTGTCTTATCTGTTTCATGTATTTTCAAAAGTACCATTGTTCTTGAATACTTTGGCACAGTTTTCGCTATACGGCAAAACCTTTTTGAGTTTTGTAAAAATTAGTGAAGTGTGTTCGGTAGTAACCAAGAAATAAATTATTCTAAATGATTAAATTTAGAGTAAATACCTGTATATAGGTTGTTTGGAGGTGTTTGTATATTGACATACTTTAATAGAGAAAAAAAGTAGCCTTTTTGGCACAATTTTGGAGGATTTCTGGAATAAATCATTGTGTTGAAAGACATTGATGTTATTTAATCTTGAGCGTCCAAAGTTTTATAAAAAAGTGGTTGACAAAACAAGATTTTATATCCTCCTAAGTAATTAGTTGAAAAATTTTAACAAGAAAGCAGATGAAAAGAACTTCTACGTTCTCGAATAGCCTTTTGGGTCAGTCGAACATTACTTTTTCATCCTATGCTGAAGACCAGAAATTACAAAATTGTGGATTCAGTGATTGCAATACAACATTAATAACATTGACACAAGCCAAACCTGTGTTGGTAAGTGAATATTTGCTATTACTGAAAAAATCACAGCCTATAGGTACAAATTTTGCGTCAGATCTTGTTAATAGTACTCCTTCCAATTGCTCAGCCCTTATCAGCAGTGAACATAGTCCTAGTAGTGAATATTATCAATTAAACATACAGCAAATGAATCTTTTTACTTATCTGACACGAGCGGCAAGTTTTTTCGTTCGACCTCATGTAGGGAAGTTCATGAACACAGTTCATTCCTTCTACAATATGGTGTTGAATACCGCTTTTGATTTGAACGCTTTTGGAGGGTTTACTCCAAACCAAAATAGCGTTTTATCAAATAAGGGCAATTTGTTTTCCTTCGGTCGCACTTTGAACGGATATTTTTCTACACTTCGCTTTACCCTAGCGTTATTATTTCTTACCATATTTACTGTATTTGGAGCAAAGGCTGGCTTGCCCGACCTTTCGCTGACTAATTCTGTAAGCAATGCAAACCCTAGCCCTGGCGATGTAATTACTTATACTATTAAATTAAAGAATAGTAATCCAGACAAAGCAACTAATGTCATTGTAAAAGATTCTTTACCATCGACTGTATCATTTGTGAGTGCCAATCCTGTTTCGGGTGTAGGTACTTATAATAGTACAACGCAGCGGTGGACAATCGGTCAGGTGGCAGGTAATTCCGAAATTATCCTTGAAGTTAAAGTGAGAGTTAAGGATGGCGATGCTGGTAGAGGTGTTGCCTATTCGAGTGCAGAGGTAATTCAGCAAGGAGAAGCCGATAGTGATTCGACCCCCAACAATCATAACCTAAATGAGGATGACCAAGCTGCTGTATGCTTCTCAGTCCCGATTTATTTTTATACGGGCAACCTTTTTACTCTTTCAGTGCCTAGAGGATATACTAATGTAGTTTGGACTAAAAAAGTAGGGGAGTCGGGTGTCTCTGTGCCTATTACCAGTGCTACAGCAGGTGTTTATGTTAAAAATGATTCTTTGTTTATAGAAGGAGGCATTACTCAGTATACCGAGTTTGCCTTTACGGCTATGAATGCCACTTGCCCTATTTCAGGATGCTGCCCTGTAAAATTCCTTCCTGGGGCTATGGGTTCTATTGGTGACTTGGTTTGGCGTGATGATAACGGTAATGGTGTCAAAGACTCAGCCGAGCCGGGTATTGCTGGTGTAAAAGTAGATTTATATTCAAGCACAAATACTTTTATTAAAACAGTAACTACCAACGCTTCGGGTATTTATACTTTCGACAGCCTTCAGTCAGGTACTTATCAAGTAAGAGTTACAGCTCCAACAAAAAGTCAGTTTACAAAAGCTAATCAAGGTACTGATGATAAGCTCGACAGTGATTTTGATTTCCTAGGGCGTAGTCATTTGATTACTATCAATGTTAATTTGGCTGTAACTGATACTTTACGCAATAACCCTCATGTAGATGCAGGTATTATACCACTGGGTTCTATTGGCGACTATGTATTTAACGATAATAATAAAGATGGAATCCAAAATACAGGTGATACACCTGTAGCAGGCTTGAAAGTAATCTTGCTAGATAAAAATGGTAATGAAATTTCATCTACCAATACCGATAACAATGGTAAATACGAATTTATCGTTCCTAGTGGAGAATACTACGTGAAGTTTGATAAACCTGCAGGTTCTTCTTTTACACAAACGGGTAAAGGTACACCTTCAACAGACTCCGATGCGGGTGCTGATGGAAAGAGCTCGTTGATTGTAATAGATGCAACTAAGCCTGTCAATGATCCAGCACGCGATAATAAAGACATCGATGCAGGTATTATTCCTGTATGTAATGTTGGTGCGGGTACATTGTTGGCATCTGGTGGCGGAACACCACTTTGCTTACCAACAGGAGGCTCGTTGACCTTAACGGCAACTGTAGGCACATCGCCTGTAGTGCCAGCAGGGTTTAGTATCAAATATTTATTGACAAAAGGCTCGAATTTGGTAATTCAGCAAACAGCTAATTCTCCTTCGTTCTCTGTCAATGCTGCTGATACATATAAGATTCATACTATAGTATATAATGCTACAGAACTGAACTTGCCAACTTATATTTTCAACGGCGTTACCAGACTTTCTGATTTGCAAGCCACAATAACGACACTTGGTACTTGTGCTGCCGTGGATGTAACAGGAGCTAGCTTCAATATTAATTCAAATCCAGCCGCCCCAACAGTGTCAGGAAGTACTATCTGTGCAGGGGAGAATGTTAGCTTGACAGCTTCGGGTGGTACGTCTTTTAGTTGGTATACATTGCCAACAGGCGGCACTGCATTTGCAAGCACATCTACAGTACAAGTAACCCCAACGCAAACTACCAACTATTATGTTGAGTCGACAAGCAATGGATGTGTGAGTTCACGTACGAGCGTGACAGTAACCGTTAATCCAAAGCCAGCTCAACCAACCGTCTTGGCGAGTTTGACGAATGCTTGTAGCCCAGTAGCCAAAACCACTGCCAACTTGAATGATGCCTTGAAGAGTACAGCATCAACTACGAATGGTGTATTTGAATGGCGAACAGGCAATAGCCCAAGCTCTGCCTTGGTGATAGACCCAAGCTCAGTAGTAGCAGGGACTTATTATGTTTTTGAAAAATCTACATCAAATTGCTACAGTGTAGCAGGAGTAGTAACAGTTACAATTACTAATTGTGACTGTCCAAATCCAGCGTCAGTACAGTTAGCGAGTTTGGTATCACAATGTTCGGGTACTTTCACTCAGTTGCAATTAGGAGCGACCTTGGGTGGTGGAGCAACCAGTGGAACATGGACAACCAATGGAACAGGAACCTTTGACAATGCCAATAGTCTTACTGCTAAATATACTCCAACAGTAGCAGACGAAAATAGAGGTTCAATCGAATTTACATTCACAACCAACGACCCAGATGGTAGTGCGACAGCATGTTCTGCAATTTCAGCCAAAACAATTTTCACTTACAAAGCGAAGCCAGCTGCCCCAACAGTATCAGGAAGTACTATCTGTGCAGGGGAGAATGTTAGCTTGACAGCTTCGGGTGGTACGTCTTTTAGTTGGTATACATTGCCAACAGGCGGCACTGCATTTGCAAGCACATCTACAGTACAAGTAACCCCAACACAAACTACCAACTATTATGTTGAGTCGACAAGCAATGGATGTGTGAGTTCACGTACGAGCGTGACAGTAACCGTTAATCCAAAGCCAGCTCAACCAACCGTCTTGGCGAGTTTGACGAATGNTTGTAGCCCAGTAGCCAAAACCACTGCCAACTTGAATGATGCCTTGAAGAGTACAGCATCAACTACGAATTGTGTATTTGAATGGCGAACAGGCAATAGCCCAAGCTCTGCCTTGGTGATAGACCCAAGCTCAGTAGTAGCAGGGACTTATTATGTTTTTGAAAAATCTACATCAAATTGCTACAGTGTAGCAGGAGTAGTAACAGTTACAATTACTAATTGTGACTGTCCAAATCCAGCGTCAGTACAGTTAGCGAGTTTGGTATCACAATGTTCGGGTACTTTCACTCAGTTGCAATTAGGAGCGACCTTGGGTGGTGGAGCAACCAGTGGAACATGGACAACCAATGGAACAGGAACTTTTGATAATGCCAATAGTCTTACTGCTAAATATACTCCAACAGTAGCAGACGAAAATAGAGGTTCAATCGAATTTACATTCACAACCAACGACCCAGATGGTAGTGCGACAGCATGTTCTGCAATTTCAGCAAAAACAATCTTCACTTACAAAGCGAAGCCAGCCGCCCCAACCAACCTATTTGCTTTAGCTAAAATATGTTTGGGTGAGTCAAATAAATTGACAGCAGCGAGTCCAGGTAATACAATTAAATGGTATACAACATCTTCGGGTGGCACAGCATTAGGAACAGCTACCGATGCAGGGTTTGTTGTAACGCCAAATAATATTGGAACATATACTTATTATGCTGAAGCAACTAATTCAGAAGGATGTACCAGTAATCGTGTATCAATAAGCTTCTTAGTAGAACAGTGTGCTACAGAATTGGCGGATTTAACGGTATTGAAAACAGTAGTCGAATCACCAACATCTCCATCGGCACCGTCATATTTATTAGGCCAAAAAATTACATATTCTATTGTTGCTAAAAATATAAGTACTGTAAATGCAACAGAGGTAAAAGTTAAAGACATCTTACCTTCAAGCCTAACATTTGTGAGTGCGTCACTTCCTGAATTTAGCAATACTACAGGAGAGTGGACTATCGGTAGCTTGGCAGCAGGAGCACAAAAAACACTTACTATTGAGGCAACTATCAATAAGGTTGGTTCAATCGTTAATGAAGCTAAGGTGTCGGGAGCTAATGAAGACCCAACCAAATTAGCCAATAACAGCTCTACTATAACCATCAATGCTATTGATTTAGCCGATTTGAGCTTAGTTAAAACAGTATTGAATAGTACGCCAAACTTGAATGAGGTTATCGACTATAAAATAGTAGTGGCTAACGCTGGGCCAAATGCAGCTACTAATGTAGCAATTCAAGATGTTTTACCAGCAGGTTTAGAGTTTGTATCAAGTACAACATTGACCAATAATGCAGGAACGCTTACAGGAACTATTGCTAAAATTGAAAAAGATGCTAAAGTAGAATTTACTTTCAAGGCAAAAGTAACCACGGTAGGTAAAATCATTAATGCTGCTCAAATTACTAAGTCGGACACCAAAGACCCTGATTCAACCCCGGGCAATGGTACAGATAAAAATGAAGATGATGATGATAGTGTAGAAATCAATTCTTCAAATGCTTGTAATATAGCTGCACCTGTATTGGCATTTAGCAAAACACAATTATGTGCAGGCGATGTACTAACAATCACAGCAACAGGATGTACTAATGGCAATATCGTATTACAACCAACAGGCGAATCCAAAGCGGGCGGTTCTAATGCTGTATTCACTGTTTCTCCAACCTTAACAACAAGCTATTTTGCTTATTGTCAAGAAGGGTCTTGTAAGAGTCCGCAGTCGGTAGCAACTACTGTAAATGTAACGAATATAGTATCACCAACATTGACTGCTTCGACAAGCAAAATTTGTTTGGGTGAGTCTACAACATTAACAGCAACTGGTTGTACAGGTGGTACTATCGAATGGCAAACAACTGCTAAAGAAACAGCAGCATCAATTACCGTATCGCCTAGCATAACAACAACCTATAAAGCTGTTTGTAAACAAGCAAGTTGTACAAGTGCTTTGGCATCGATAGATATAGTAGTAACGCCTAAACCAACATCTCCAGTAGTAGAAGCCGATAAGTCTTCAATTTGTGCTGGACAGTCAGTTGTGCTTACGGCTATTAATTGTAATGGTAATATTAAATGGAACTCTGGCGAAACTACCGCTACTATTACAGTAACACCTACAGCTACAACTAGCTACACAGCTACTTGTACTGTAAACGGATGTACCAGTGTAGTGTCTACTCCAGTAAGTGTTACTGTAGCTCCAATTGTAACACCAGATGTTACAGCTTCTACAACAGGTATTTGTGGGGCAGGTTCTGCAACCCTCACCGCAACAGGTTGCACAAGTGGAACAGTTAAGTGGTATGGTGGTGCACAAGTATTGACAGGAAGTACAATAACTGTTACTCCAACCATTACAACAATCTATACAGCTACTTGTACGCAAGGAGCTTGTGAGTCACCAAGGTCAAAAGCATTAACAATAACAATAGGAACACCAGCTCCTCCTGCGATTTCACCAGCTTTGACAGCTACATGCTTAGGAGGCTCTGTTGTATTAAAAGCGTCAGGCTGTACAGGAGGTACAATTTTGTGGTCGAATGGTGCCACAGGAGCTGAGATTACGGTGTCACCTACAACAAATACTGTTTATACAGCTATTTGTAAGCAAGGTACTTGTGAAAGCGTTGTGTCAAATACAGCAAGTGTAACAGTTTCTGATTTTGCAAAACCTTCTATTGCAGCTAATAAAACAAATATTTGTCTTGGTGAGTCTGTTACCTTAACAGCTACTGGTTGTAATGGTACAGTGAAGTGGTCTGATGGCCAAACGGGTGCATCGGTAACAGTAAAACCAACTACAAATACTAATTATACCGCTACTTGTGAGTCGTCGTCTTGTAAATCTGATGTGTCAAATGCTGTAGCTATTCGAGTAAATACCAACATCAATGCTCCAATTATTGTGTGTGGTGATGAAGAAATTTGTACAGGTCAAGAAGTATTATTCATTGCATTAGGCTGTACAAATGGTACTGTGAAATGGTCGGATGGACAAACAGGAGCAAACATTACCGTAAAACCATCCCTTACAACAACCTATTCAGCAACGTGTTCTTCTGGAACTTGTGAAAGTCCTAAGTCTAACGAGAAAATAATTGTTGTGAAACCAACGGTTGCTCTAGCACTTACAGCTCTTGCTGATAAAAGCAACATCTGTACAGGTGCAGAGGTTACTTTGACTGCAACAGGATGTATCGGTGGTAATGTAACTTGGACAGGTGGCCTAACGGGGGCATCTATCAAAGTGAAGCCTTTGGTATCAACAACTTATACGGCTGTTTGTACTGATGTACCATGTGCAACAGATGCCAAAGCAAGTGTAACAGTGAATGTTGCTTCTGATATTACAAAACCAACTATTATAGCTAGCACTACTTCGACTATCTGTGCTGGTTCAGAAGTAACACTTACTGCAAGCAACTGTGCTTTAGGAGTATTATGGAGTACTGGCGATAGTACT
The DNA window shown above is from Flectobacillus major DSM 103 and carries:
- a CDS encoding Ig-like domain-containing protein gives rise to the protein MVLNTAFDLNAFGGFTPNQNSVLSNKGNLFSFGRTLNGYFSTLRFTLALLFLTIFTVFGAKAGLPDLSLTNSVSNANPSPGDVITYTIKLKNSNPDKATNVIVKDSLPSTVSFVSANPVSGVGTYNSTTQRWTIGQVAGNSEIILEVKVRVKDGDAGRGVAYSSAEVIQQGEADSDSTPNNHNLNEDDQAAVCFSVPIYFYTGNLFTLSVPRGYTNVVWTKKVGESGVSVPITSATAGVYVKNDSLFIEGGITQYTEFAFTAMNATCPISGCCPVKFLPGAMGSIGDLVWRDDNGNGVKDSAEPGIAGVKVDLYSSTNTFIKTVTTNASGIYTFDSLQSGTYQVRVTAPTKSQFTKANQGTDDKLDSDFDFLGRSHLITINVNLAVTDTLRNNPHVDAGIIPLGSIGDYVFNDNNKDGIQNTGDTPVAGLKVILLDKNGNEISSTNTDNNGKYEFIVPSGEYYVKFDKPAGSSFTQTGKGTPSTDSDAGADGKSSLIVIDATKPVNDPARDNKDIDAGIIPVCNVGAGTLLASGGGTPLCLPTGGSLTLTATVGTSPVVPAGFSIKYLLTKGSNLVIQQTANSPSFSVNAADTYKIHTIVYNATELNLPTYIFNGVTRLSDLQATITTLGTCAAVDVTGASFNINSNPAAPTVSGSTICAGENVSLTASGGTSFSWYTLPTGGTAFASTSTVQVTPTQTTNYYVESTSNGCVSSRTSVTVTVNPKPAQPTVLASLTNACSPVAKTTANLNDALKSTASTTNGVFEWRTGNSPSSALVIDPSSVVAGTYYVFEKSTSNCYSVAGVVTVTITNCDCPNPASVQLASLVSQCSGTFTQLQLGATLGGGATSGTWTTNGTGTFDNANSLTAKYTPTVADENRGSIEFTFTTNDPDGSATACSAISAKTIFTYKAKPAAPTVSGSTICAGENVSLTASGGTSFSWYTLPTGGTAFASTSTVQVTPTQTTNYYVESTSNGCVSSRTSVTVTVNPKPAQPTVLASLTNXCSPVAKTTANLNDALKSTASTTNCVFEWRTGNSPSSALVIDPSSVVAGTYYVFEKSTSNCYSVAGVVTVTITNCDCPNPASVQLASLVSQCSGTFTQLQLGATLGGGATSGTWTTNGTGTFDNANSLTAKYTPTVADENRGSIEFTFTTNDPDGSATACSAISAKTIFTYKAKPAAPTNLFALAKICLGESNKLTAASPGNTIKWYTTSSGGTALGTATDAGFVVTPNNIGTYTYYAEATNSEGCTSNRVSISFLVEQCATELADLTVLKTVVESPTSPSAPSYLLGQKITYSIVAKNISTVNATEVKVKDILPSSLTFVSASLPEFSNTTGEWTIGSLAAGAQKTLTIEATINKVGSIVNEAKVSGANEDPTKLANNSSTITINAIDLADLSLVKTVLNSTPNLNEVIDYKIVVANAGPNAATNVAIQDVLPAGLEFVSSTTLTNNAGTLTGTIAKIEKDAKVEFTFKAKVTTVGKIINAAQITKSDTKDPDSTPGNGTDKNEDDDDSVEINSSNACNIAAPVLAFSKTQLCAGDVLTITATGCTNGNIVLQPTGESKAGGSNAVFTVSPTLTTSYFAYCQEGSCKSPQSVATTVNVTNIVSPTLTASTSKICLGESTTLTATGCTGGTIEWQTTAKETAASITVSPSITTTYKAVCKQASCTSALASIDIVVTPKPTSPVVEADKSSICAGQSVVLTAINCNGNIKWNSGETTATITVTPTATTSYTATCTVNGCTSVVSTPVSVTVAPIVTPDVTASTTGICGAGSATLTATGCTSGTVKWYGGAQVLTGSTITVTPTITTIYTATCTQGACESPRSKALTITIGTPAPPAISPALTATCLGGSVVLKASGCTGGTILWSNGATGAEITVSPTTNTVYTAICKQGTCESVVSNTASVTVSDFAKPSIAANKTNICLGESVTLTATGCNGTVKWSDGQTGASVTVKPTTNTNYTATCESSSCKSDVSNAVAIRVNTNINAPIIVCGDEEICTGQEVLFIALGCTNGTVKWSDGQTGANITVKPSLTTTYSATCSSGTCESPKSNEKIIVVKPTVALALTALADKSNICTGAEVTLTATGCIGGNVTWTGGLTGASIKVKPLVSTTYTAVCTDVPCATDAKASVTVNVASDITKPTIIASTTSTICAGSEVTLTASNCALGVLWSTGDSTKAITVKPTVTTTYTVQCRATGCGDVSAKTSDPLTVNVGVGGSPTITASTTTICAGGQVTLTATGCTGNIVWSNGKTTATIVETLTATTTYSATCKGSTCTGGESNKITVTVAPAPVPIINKVCVCPGDLLCPGSAMTLVAEGCEGGTYKWSDGFVGAIHTIAPIVTTSYTVKCAIGTCESVASAVTTINVGTPSAPVISSNLTAACASSAITLTAKECAATVIWSNGQIGTSITVTPTVTTTYTAICKLDKCESKNSNEVTITIGTSASKPLTQNLVNSCPQTTVNLASGVLSTVSNGGVFEFHTGNTIASALVTNPSAVATTGTYYVFEKLSSGCISLPATINVFINPDCSTRDCSQSPATVTAGADASVCDTKSYKLNGAFAGAASNIVWKSTGTGTFDNPLLPSATYTASLADITAGKVKLYLTSNDPDGTGPCVAAIDTMVLTINGVGIKPVINVNGDLNACAADSITLTAIAGYQYKWYKVGSTTPVSTARIIKVKGSGSYYYTVSNTTGCNSVPSDTATVNPVATDITAPVVTSIKIGAGQTTDLTKLVQSTTPQGATLVFKLGNTPTSSDVPSPTTAGLGTYFVYYKTAQGCFSKSSIITVGLDGPIVLDLADAAVVITTNKAIYAVGDTVTTTITITNKGPKTAKNISMTTTIPGTITYVSQTGGLTLSGNTLKGVLDSLVINGTKVYTYKSVVKSPAETTVTASIVTGSVDPEAFNNKSSAVFNKGVVDPKVADVAIAMTTDKSTAPIDGLVTFKITLTNNGPATAKDLSVLSAIPLALEYVSANGLTKDGNYLKASFDSLQKGASKEFTYVAKVKVIQAVTATSSVTSSLDPNPTNDEASATIQGGIGTDDSADLVVSLSASKYLIAKNDEVTFTVKVQNKGPKSSSNIELRSLLSKSLSYISGGLTQSADSLKWVIASLASGASDSITYRVKVLKDTTITSTIATTKYSTIDPVLTNNSATVTLVSALDTAYADLSVSKTTLTTTVLKDTEVTYTIKLTNNGAGNATNVVLKDFLVSNLRYISGDFTSFGKTTAGDSLKIDVPSIGKGETKTFTYKAKAITEGKAVNTVIVTKSSKPDVATSNNTSTVTVDIVKDINVACKLGLALAVIDTAKVSDGVYNVTYQLIAKNACRDTLRNISLIDSIGNTFKSPVTFTIKSKPNVNAGSNLIVNDAFGKDDPNLVKTGSFMVPNRVDTLKYTVTLTLGGNKGPFYSQVDGKGTQPNGTVLTAKSSAGTNVDAAPSKTVLRFDLPPTLIGIAKEVVLSGVKRDSAYHWTVPYIIRVVNMGSNRITKLSVVDDLDAVFTSKGATILGKPTVSVARPGVTVNTKYTGSGLNIDLLIPDSSALVVGDTAEISLVVRVNTTAATDTVFSNVAIGVGTGSDLVTSRDVSTDGKNPDANGDKDPRNDNVATSVTLKDPATPVTGGVIGLALSAGKPELQVADSTYNVKFKLLARNYGTDTLKNVILANNIASNIGTQVTSWKLVGKPTLINGKVTMDTLFNGITDTTITKVGERLLLAKGDSVVIEYTLNIRKPLADTIYTQASARARTLADSSVFDLSTAGTNPDTNGDGNPSEKAKTPVIFDASAVSDELFIPEGFSPNGDGNNDKFVIQPLKDEERIEFKVYNRWGSLVYASSDYKNDWGGESNQGVKVVGQGEGLPDGTYFYSFTRYNRTTGVVIPSKGKTTVVRYFTIAR